The Deinococcus koreensis genome window below encodes:
- a CDS encoding sigma-70 region 4 domain-containing protein: MITPTQQRAIEQAHAAGLNNPEIAAQTGLSVSTVKRYRAKSNLGGNGLVQQLARFGVQHVTDTARQLGLTVEMPASGARHDLLIQGRRVDVKAAGMVLSPAQTPSPRWQFWFKSSRREEMEEYDYALDQWRDAEVVICVCCPQVPYRPVAYLYEAYQLPKTLTFGRHGVHDYAHERWGLLGSVRA, encoded by the coding sequence ATGATCACCCCCACACAGCAGCGCGCCATCGAGCAGGCCCACGCTGCCGGCCTGAACAACCCGGAGATCGCCGCCCAGACCGGCCTGTCGGTCTCCACCGTCAAGCGCTACCGCGCAAAATCGAACCTCGGCGGTAACGGCCTGGTGCAGCAGCTGGCCCGCTTCGGCGTGCAGCACGTCACGGACACCGCCCGCCAGCTCGGCCTGACGGTGGAGATGCCCGCGTCCGGTGCCCGGCATGACCTGCTGATCCAGGGCCGCCGCGTCGACGTGAAGGCGGCTGGCATGGTCTTGTCGCCGGCGCAGACGCCCTCGCCGCGCTGGCAGTTCTGGTTCAAGTCGTCGCGCAGAGAGGAGATGGAGGAGTACGACTACGCCCTCGATCAGTGGCGGGACGCCGAGGTCGTGATCTGCGTGTGCTGTCCACAGGTGCCGTACCGGCCGGTGGCCTACCTCTACGAGGCCTACCAGCTCCCCAAGACGCTGACCTTCGGCCGCCACGGCGTTCACGACTACGCCCATGAACGCTGGGGGCTGCTTGGGAGCGTGCGCGCGTAA
- a CDS encoding type I restriction-modification enzyme R subunit C-terminal domain-containing protein, producing MTPEQRARMEIDRQLVAAGWVIQDYRSANLFAQDGVALREVPTAAGPCDYMLFFQRKAVGIIEAKPEGTSLIGVSEQTDKYATGLPPQLKRVGDPLPFAYEANGVEVQFRDRRDPDSRSRLIFAFHRPETLGAWARERSTLRARLRGLPPLARTGFRDAQFEAIGKLETSMAADRPRALIQMTMGSGKSYTAVASSYRLLKFGGARRILFLVDRGNLGDQAMGEFTNFTTPDDGRKFTELYNVQNLKSNRIDPDAAVVITTIQRLYSILRGEEEFDPGNEERSVFELGGDSPEERTVVYNPRVPVETFDFMIADECHRSIYGTWRQVLDYFDAFLTGLTATPDARTIAFFNSNLVMEYGHERAVADKVNVNFDVYRIRTRISAEGAQVAAGEYLDYKDRRTGRKELRQLADDFEYGAVQLDRSVVATDQIRTILREYKNTVLPLVFPDRTYVPKTLIFAKNDLHADDIVRIVREEFGRGNDFCKKITSGVTGERTETLIQQFRNEHNPRVAVTVDMIATGTDVKALEVLLFMRDVKSRGYFDQMKGRGTRVISDDELRKVSSDARAKDFFLLVDAVGVTEHDQSEARPLERQRSVALDKLLHNVGLGDTNDAALSSLASRLARLDRHLNPTQRSEIETLAGQPVVALTRALLDATNPDLARQQAEQQAASKGRAVTEDDVEEASEVLRDAAARPFADPALRNLLTDTARRNELVIDQLSRDEVLPGEHTVREDGEALARRVAEGRVQNFRAFIEAHKDDIDALSILYSQPYGRRRVTYRQIRELSRALERHDAHLTPERLYEDYATLDSEHVQGQLARRMLADLVALVRFAIGQARVLEPFGHTVQQRFDRWLADQEEAGRAFTDEQRRWLTLIRDRVGTDLAAGERDLNDVPFNELGGLTRARQLFGAEELGRLLDELTDVLAA from the coding sequence ATGACACCGGAACAACGCGCCAGGATGGAAATCGACCGGCAGCTGGTCGCTGCTGGATGGGTCATACAGGACTACCGCAGCGCCAACCTCTTCGCTCAGGATGGCGTGGCCCTGCGGGAAGTGCCCACGGCCGCTGGCCCCTGCGACTACATGCTGTTCTTCCAGCGCAAGGCCGTGGGCATCATCGAGGCCAAGCCCGAGGGCACCTCGCTTATCGGGGTCAGCGAGCAGACGGACAAGTACGCCACCGGCCTACCGCCCCAGTTAAAGAGGGTGGGCGACCCGCTGCCCTTCGCCTATGAAGCCAACGGCGTCGAGGTGCAGTTCCGCGACCGGCGCGACCCCGACAGCCGCTCCCGGCTGATTTTCGCTTTCCACCGGCCCGAGACCTTGGGAGCCTGGGCACGGGAACGAAGCACGCTGCGCGCCCGCCTTCGTGGCCTGCCCCCCCTGGCCCGCACCGGCTTCCGTGACGCCCAGTTCGAGGCCATCGGCAAGCTGGAAACGTCGATGGCCGCAGATCGTCCGCGCGCCCTGATCCAGATGACGATGGGCAGCGGCAAGAGTTATACGGCCGTGGCGAGCAGCTACCGGCTGCTGAAGTTCGGGGGTGCCCGCCGCATCCTCTTTCTGGTAGACCGCGGCAACCTGGGCGATCAGGCCATGGGCGAGTTCACCAACTTCACCACCCCGGACGATGGCCGCAAGTTCACCGAGCTGTATAACGTGCAGAATCTGAAGTCCAACCGCATCGACCCGGACGCGGCAGTGGTCATCACGACCATCCAGCGCCTGTATTCCATCCTGCGGGGCGAGGAGGAATTCGACCCCGGCAACGAGGAGCGCAGCGTGTTCGAGCTGGGAGGTGACAGCCCTGAGGAGCGCACGGTCGTCTACAACCCGCGGGTGCCGGTTGAGACCTTCGACTTCATGATCGCCGACGAGTGCCACCGCTCGATCTACGGCACGTGGCGGCAGGTGCTGGACTACTTCGACGCCTTCCTCACCGGTCTGACGGCCACGCCGGATGCCCGCACCATCGCCTTCTTCAACAGCAACCTGGTGATGGAATATGGGCACGAACGCGCGGTGGCCGACAAGGTGAACGTCAACTTCGACGTGTACCGCATCCGTACCCGCATCAGCGCCGAGGGGGCCCAGGTCGCCGCCGGGGAATACCTCGACTACAAGGATCGGCGCACGGGACGTAAGGAACTGCGCCAGCTGGCCGACGACTTCGAGTACGGCGCCGTTCAGCTCGACCGCAGCGTGGTCGCCACCGACCAGATCCGCACCATCCTCCGCGAATACAAGAACACGGTGCTGCCGCTGGTGTTCCCCGACCGCACCTACGTTCCCAAGACGCTGATCTTCGCCAAGAACGACCTGCACGCCGACGACATCGTGCGGATCGTGCGGGAAGAGTTCGGCCGGGGCAACGACTTCTGCAAGAAGATCACCTCGGGCGTCACGGGCGAGCGCACCGAGACCCTGATCCAGCAGTTCCGCAACGAGCACAACCCGCGCGTCGCCGTCACCGTGGACATGATCGCCACCGGCACGGACGTGAAGGCGCTGGAAGTGCTGCTGTTCATGCGGGACGTGAAGTCGCGCGGCTACTTCGACCAAATGAAGGGGCGCGGCACCCGCGTGATCTCCGACGACGAGCTGCGGAAGGTGAGCAGCGACGCCCGCGCCAAGGACTTCTTCCTGCTGGTGGACGCCGTGGGCGTGACTGAGCACGATCAGAGCGAGGCCCGGCCATTGGAACGCCAGCGCAGTGTGGCCTTGGACAAGCTGCTTCACAACGTTGGGCTGGGCGACACCAACGACGCCGCGCTGAGCAGCCTGGCCAGCCGGCTGGCACGCCTGGATCGGCATCTGAACCCTACCCAGCGTTCAGAGATCGAGACCCTGGCCGGGCAGCCTGTGGTCGCCCTGACCCGTGCCCTGCTGGACGCCACCAACCCCGACCTCGCCCGCCAGCAGGCCGAACAGCAGGCGGCGTCCAAAGGCCGCGCGGTAACTGAGGATGACGTGGAGGAGGCCAGTGAGGTGCTGCGCGACGCGGCGGCCCGGCCCTTTGCCGATCCCGCGCTGCGGAACCTGCTCACCGACACGGCCCGGCGCAACGAACTGGTGATCGACCAGCTCAGCCGCGACGAGGTGCTGCCCGGCGAGCACACGGTCCGAGAAGATGGCGAGGCCCTGGCCCGGCGCGTGGCCGAGGGGCGCGTGCAGAACTTCAGGGCCTTCATCGAGGCCCACAAGGACGACATTGACGCGCTGAGCATCCTCTACTCGCAGCCCTACGGGCGACGCCGGGTCACCTACCGTCAGATCCGGGAACTGAGCCGTGCCCTGGAACGCCACGACGCGCACCTGACCCCGGAACGGCTTTACGAGGACTACGCGACCCTGGACTCCGAGCACGTCCAGGGCCAGCTGGCCCGCCGGATGCTGGCCGATCTGGTGGCGCTGGTGCGCTTCGCCATCGGGCAGGCGCGGGTGCTAGAACCTTTCGGCCATACCGTCCAGCAGCGCTTCGACCGCTGGCTGGCTGATCAAGAGGAGGCCGGCCGGGCCTTTACCGACGAGCAGCGGCGCTGGCTGACCCTGATCCGTGACCGGGTGGGCACTGACCTGGCAGCGGGAGAGCGCGATCTGAACGACGTGCCCTTCAACGAGCTGGGCGGCCTGACCCGCGCCCGCCAGCTGTTCGGGGCCGAGGAGCTGGGCCGTCTGCTGGATGAACTGACGGACGTGCTGGCCGCCTAA
- a CDS encoding restriction endonuclease subunit S, with amino-acid sequence MSVVQDQSLDDVLPVGWCMATLGDVGQYINGRGFKSNEWGTVGRPILRIQNLTGSRSALNRFDGEVEPRHVVQDGTLLISWAATLGAYIYKGEEAALNQHIFKVVPFIDKWFLYYGVLHYIQLLKVQSRGSGMQHVTKGDFEATPFPVPPPPEQHRIVNKIEELFGKLDAGVAELKRTQGLLRRYRQSLLHAAVTGELTREWRDDHGTDHPDAESAEHLLGRILAERRDRWVAEGKKGVYKEPAAPDITGLPELPAGWVWATLPQIGELGRGKSKHRPRNAPHLFDGTYPFIQTGEVRLSGGIN; translated from the coding sequence ATGAGCGTAGTACAAGATCAGTCGCTAGATGATGTTCTGCCTGTCGGTTGGTGTATGGCCACTTTGGGCGACGTGGGCCAGTACATCAATGGACGGGGTTTCAAATCAAATGAGTGGGGGACTGTCGGGCGGCCCATTCTACGTATCCAGAATCTCACTGGAAGCCGATCAGCACTGAACAGGTTTGATGGTGAGGTGGAGCCCCGTCACGTCGTCCAAGATGGAACTTTGTTGATTTCCTGGGCAGCAACCCTCGGTGCATACATTTATAAAGGGGAAGAAGCTGCGCTGAACCAACATATATTCAAGGTCGTTCCCTTCATCGACAAGTGGTTTCTCTACTATGGCGTCCTGCATTACATTCAACTTCTGAAAGTTCAATCCAGAGGCAGCGGAATGCAGCATGTTACGAAGGGCGACTTTGAGGCTACACCCTTCCCTGTTCCCCCACCTCCCGAGCAGCACCGCATCGTCAACAAGATCGAGGAATTGTTCGGCAAGCTAGATGCCGGTGTGGCCGAGCTGAAGCGCACGCAGGGCCTGTTGAGACGCTACCGCCAAAGCCTGCTGCACGCGGCGGTCACGGGGGAACTGACACGGGAGTGGCGGGACGATCATGGGACTGACCATCCCGATGCTGAGTCTGCCGAACATTTGTTGGGACGTATCTTGGCCGAGCGACGTGACCGCTGGGTTGCCGAGGGGAAGAAGGGCGTGTACAAGGAGCCGGCTGCGCCGGACATCACTGGGTTGCCAGAGCTGCCGGCGGGGTGGGTCTGGGCCACTCTTCCGCAGATAGGAGAACTGGGCCGCGGAAAGTCAAAGCACCGCCCGAGAAATGCGCCTCATCTTTTCGATGGCACATACCCCTTTATTCAAACTGGCGAGGTCAGACTCTCGGGGGGGATCAATTAG